From Kineococcus rhizosphaerae:
GTGGCCGGGTTGAGGACCTGATACTTGCCCATCGTTGCTCCTTGCAGCTAGGGGTGGGGAAGAGGGGTCACGTGAGGGAGATGCCGCCGTCGACGACCAGGGTGTGGCCGTTGACGTAGGCCGACTCGTCGCCGACGAGGTAGGCCATCGCCTGGGCGATGTCGAGGGGCTCTCCGAGCCGACGGCTCGGAGTGCGATCCATGTACTGCGCGAAGACCTCCGGGGACTCACGCATCCAGGCGCTCATGGGAGTGTCCACGTACCCGGGGGCGATGGCGTTGACCCGCAGGCCCAGTGGACCCCACTCCACCGCGAGGCAGCTCGTGAGGTGGATGAGCGCTGCCTTGGACGAGGCGTAATCGGCACAATTGGGTCGAGCCTTCAGCCCTGCGTAGCTCGCGACGTTGACGATCACCCCGCGGCCGGCCTGGATCATCTGCCGGGCCGCGGCCTGCGCGGCGAAGAAGGCACCCTTGAGGTTG
This genomic window contains:
- a CDS encoding SDR family NAD(P)-dependent oxidoreductase, which produces MTHDAPLHGRVVVVTGAGGSIGAAAVQGFEERGATVFAVDRDVPQENDRRAGVEYRTLDITDHRAVDDLAVEVVRENGRLDGWINNAGVLVRATALELTPEAWDRTMDVNLKGAFFAAQAAARQMIQAGRGVIVNVASYAGLKARPNCADYASSKAALIHLTSCLAVEWGPLGLRVNAIAPGYVDTPMSAWMRESPEVFAQYMDRTPSRRLGEPLDIAQAMAYLVGDESAYVNGHTLVVDGGISLT